The following are from one region of the Melaminivora suipulveris genome:
- the atpG gene encoding F0F1 ATP synthase subunit gamma, which yields MAAGKEIRGKIKSVENTKKITKAMEMVAASKMRKAQDRMRAARPYAEKVRQIAAHLGQANPEYVHPFMRVNDAKVAGVIVVTTDKGLCGGMNTNVLRAVTTKLRELQGAGVQAQTVAIGNKGFGFLNRIGAQVVAHATGLGDTPHLERLIGPVKVLLDAYAEGRINAVYLSYTKFINTMRQESVVEQLLPLSSEHMHAGKSAGVSWDYIYEPDAQSVIDELLVRYVESLIYQAVAENMASEQSARMVAMKAATDNAGSVINELKLVYNKTRQAAITKELSEIVAGAAAV from the coding sequence ATGGCAGCAGGCAAGGAAATACGCGGCAAGATCAAATCGGTGGAGAACACCAAGAAGATCACCAAGGCCATGGAAATGGTGGCCGCGTCCAAGATGCGCAAGGCGCAGGACCGCATGCGCGCCGCCCGACCCTATGCCGAGAAGGTGCGTCAGATTGCCGCCCACCTCGGCCAGGCCAACCCGGAGTACGTGCACCCCTTCATGCGGGTGAACGACGCCAAGGTGGCCGGCGTCATCGTGGTGACGACCGACAAGGGCCTGTGCGGCGGCATGAACACCAACGTGCTGCGTGCCGTGACGACCAAGCTGCGCGAGCTGCAGGGCGCCGGCGTGCAGGCGCAGACCGTGGCGATCGGCAACAAGGGCTTCGGTTTTCTGAACCGCATCGGCGCGCAGGTGGTGGCACACGCCACCGGCCTGGGCGACACGCCGCACCTGGAGCGCCTCATCGGCCCCGTCAAGGTGCTGCTGGACGCCTATGCCGAGGGCAGGATCAACGCCGTCTACCTCTCCTACACCAAGTTCATCAACACGATGAGGCAGGAGTCGGTGGTCGAGCAGCTGTTGCCGCTGTCGTCCGAGCACATGCACGCCGGCAAGAGCGCCGGCGTGAGCTGGGACTACATCTACGAGCCCGACGCGCAAAGCGTGATCGACGAGTTGCTGGTGCGCTATGTCGAGTCGCTGATCTACCAGGCCGTGGCCGAGAACATGGCCAGCGAGCAGTCCGCGCGCATGGTCGCCATGAAGGCCGCCACCGACAACGCCGGCAGCGTGATCAACGAACTCAAGCTGGTCTACAACAAGACCCGCCAGGCTGCGATCACCAAGGAACTGTCCGAGATCGTCGCCGGGGCGGCAGCCGTCTGA
- a CDS encoding ligase-associated DNA damage response DEXH box helicase, which yields MAERRPGTPDVAAWLAARGWRPFAFQRQVWRAMAAGRSGLLHATTGAGKTYAVWLGALQALGAKNKQKTPSVGVDKAQAAIEKEVAKSPAAPLAVLWITPMRALAADTLKALAAPLAELGPAHPATLARWTLGARTGDTASGERSAQSRRLPTVLVTTPESLSLLLARADAREQLSQVRLVVADEWHELLGNKRGVQLQLALARLATWSPRLMVWGMSATLGNLPEAMDTLLAPLGQDVVGELVQGRIDKALAIDTLLPDAPERFSWAGHLGLRMLPAVVAELEQSSTTLVFVNVRSQAEQWYQALLDARPEWAGQIAIHHGSLDRAVREWVEAGLKAGSLRAVVATSSLDLGVDFAPVERVLQIGSAKGVARLLQRAGRSGHSPGRPSRITLVPTHSLEIVEAAAARDAVRAGQVESRASPEQPIDVLVQHLVTVALGGGFAPEALYGEVRRTWAYRQLPRAVWDWCLDFVSGGGQALAAYPDYRRVVPDEDGIWRVPDARLARRHRANIGTIVSDASMAVQILHGARLGSMEESFLSRLSPGDCFVFAGQVLELVRIEQMTAFVRRAPRTRATVPRWAGSRMPLSTVLADFVVRELAQAAAGRYASPELRAVRPLLQLQQRWSALPTPETLLAETLRTREGWHLFLYPFAGRHAHMGLASLLAWRAAQGEAGTFSIAVNDYGLELVSATERDWAALLPGLLRAGPAPAEEGEASAGQGADTGAGTGADDGAPVPLGSAIRNTANAQPPLPPAAAHGAAQRGAAADTPLHRALLHELLASLNATEMARRRFREIARVAGLIFQSHPGEQRSARQLQASAQLFFEVFRKYDSTNLLLRQASEEVLSQELDVRAIAAALRRMQAQALDVHLLSRPGPLAFPLMVERFREKLSNEALADRIARMLGDLEAAADTRGPQPAARAQDVVPPDPPLRRARRKAAAPQEPGAPSATSDPSQSAQAIEAALGFGGAAAGDAGGGARPARPRRPRRPSRPLPRL from the coding sequence GTGGCTGAGCGCCGCCCCGGCACCCCGGACGTCGCCGCCTGGCTCGCCGCGCGCGGCTGGCGGCCGTTTGCCTTTCAGCGCCAGGTCTGGCGCGCCATGGCCGCCGGCCGCTCGGGCCTGCTGCATGCCACCACGGGTGCGGGCAAGACCTATGCCGTCTGGCTGGGCGCCTTGCAGGCCCTGGGAGCGAAGAACAAGCAAAAAACGCCTTCAGTCGGCGTGGATAAAGCGCAAGCAGCTATCGAAAAAGAAGTGGCAAAGAGTCCCGCGGCACCGCTGGCCGTGCTGTGGATCACCCCCATGCGCGCCCTGGCCGCCGACACGCTCAAGGCCCTGGCCGCGCCGCTGGCCGAACTCGGGCCGGCCCACCCCGCCACCCTCGCGCGCTGGACGCTGGGCGCACGCACCGGCGACACCGCCAGCGGCGAGCGCAGCGCGCAGTCGCGCCGCCTGCCCACGGTGCTGGTGACCACGCCCGAGAGCCTGTCGCTGCTGCTGGCCCGCGCCGACGCGCGCGAGCAGCTGTCGCAGGTGCGCCTGGTGGTGGCCGACGAGTGGCACGAACTGCTGGGCAACAAACGCGGCGTGCAGCTGCAGCTGGCCCTGGCGCGCCTGGCCACGTGGAGCCCGCGGCTGATGGTCTGGGGCATGTCCGCGACGCTGGGCAACCTGCCCGAGGCCATGGACACGCTGCTCGCGCCCTTGGGGCAGGACGTGGTCGGCGAACTGGTGCAGGGCCGCATCGACAAGGCCCTGGCCATCGACACGCTGCTGCCCGACGCCCCCGAGCGCTTTTCCTGGGCCGGGCACCTGGGCCTGCGCATGCTGCCGGCCGTGGTCGCTGAGCTGGAGCAAAGCAGCACCACGCTGGTCTTCGTCAACGTGCGCTCGCAGGCCGAGCAGTGGTACCAGGCGCTGTTGGATGCGCGCCCCGAATGGGCGGGGCAGATCGCCATCCACCACGGCTCGCTGGACCGCGCCGTGCGCGAGTGGGTCGAGGCGGGGTTGAAGGCCGGCAGCCTGCGCGCCGTGGTCGCCACCTCCAGCCTGGACCTGGGAGTCGATTTCGCGCCGGTGGAGCGCGTGCTGCAGATCGGCTCGGCCAAGGGCGTGGCGCGGCTGCTGCAGCGCGCCGGTCGATCCGGCCATTCACCTGGCCGGCCCTCGCGCATCACCCTGGTGCCCACGCACAGCCTGGAGATCGTCGAGGCCGCCGCCGCGCGCGATGCCGTGCGCGCGGGCCAGGTGGAGAGCCGCGCCTCGCCCGAGCAGCCCATCGACGTGCTGGTGCAGCACCTGGTTACCGTCGCCTTGGGCGGCGGTTTCGCGCCCGAGGCGCTGTATGGCGAAGTGCGCCGCACCTGGGCTTATCGCCAGCTGCCGCGCGCGGTATGGGACTGGTGCCTGGATTTCGTCAGCGGCGGCGGGCAGGCGCTGGCTGCCTACCCCGACTACCGCCGCGTGGTGCCGGACGAGGACGGCATCTGGCGCGTGCCCGACGCGCGCCTGGCGCGGCGGCATCGCGCCAACATCGGCACCATCGTCAGCGACGCCAGCATGGCCGTGCAGATCCTGCACGGCGCGCGCCTGGGGTCGATGGAAGAAAGCTTCCTGTCGCGCCTGTCGCCGGGCGACTGCTTCGTCTTCGCCGGCCAGGTGCTGGAGTTGGTGCGTATCGAGCAGATGACCGCCTTCGTGCGCCGCGCCCCGCGCACCCGCGCCACCGTGCCGCGCTGGGCGGGCTCGCGCATGCCGCTATCGACCGTGCTGGCCGACTTCGTGGTGCGCGAGTTGGCGCAGGCGGCCGCCGGGCGCTACGCCAGCCCCGAGCTGCGCGCCGTGCGGCCGCTGCTCCAGCTGCAGCAGCGCTGGTCGGCCTTGCCCACGCCCGAGACGCTGCTGGCAGAAACACTGCGCACGCGCGAGGGCTGGCACCTGTTTTTGTACCCATTCGCCGGCCGACATGCGCACATGGGCCTGGCCAGCCTGCTGGCCTGGCGCGCGGCGCAGGGCGAGGCAGGCACGTTCTCCATCGCCGTGAACGACTATGGGCTGGAGCTGGTGAGCGCCACCGAGCGCGACTGGGCGGCACTGTTGCCCGGGCTGCTGCGCGCCGGCCCTGCGCCCGCCGAAGAGGGCGAGGCGAGCGCAGGGCAGGGCGCCGATACGGGCGCCGGTACAGGCGCGGATGACGGCGCGCCGGTGCCGCTGGGCAGCGCCATTCGCAATACCGCCAACGCGCAGCCGCCGCTCCCGCCCGCCGCGGCGCACGGGGCGGCGCAGCGTGGTGCAGCAGCCGACACCCCCCTGCACCGCGCCCTGCTGCACGAGCTGCTGGCCAGCCTGAACGCCACCGAGATGGCGCGCCGGCGCTTTCGCGAGATCGCCCGCGTGGCCGGGCTGATCTTCCAGAGCCACCCCGGCGAGCAGCGCAGCGCGCGCCAGCTGCAGGCCTCGGCGCAGCTGTTCTTCGAGGTCTTTCGCAAGTACGACAGCACCAACCTGCTGCTGCGCCAGGCCAGCGAGGAGGTGCTGAGCCAGGAGCTGGACGTGCGCGCCATCGCCGCCGCGCTGCGCCGCATGCAGGCTCAGGCGCTGGACGTGCATCTGCTTTCGCGCCCCGGCCCGCTGGCCTTTCCGCTGATGGTCGAGCGCTTTCGTGAAAAGCTCAGCAACGAGGCCCTGGCCGACCGCATCGCCCGCATGCTGGGCGACCTGGAAGCTGCGGCCGACACGCGTGGCCCCCAGCCTGCCGCGCGCGCGCAGGACGTGGTGCCGCCCGATCCGCCGCTGCGCCGCGCGCGGCGCAAGGCTGCGGCGCCGCAAGAGCCGGGCGCCCCCTCGGCCACAAGCGATCCATCCCAGTCCGCGCAAGCCATCGAAGCGGCGCTCGGCTTCGGCGGCGCCGCAGCGGGTGATGCCGGCGGTGGCGCGCGCCCGGCACGGCCACGCCGCCCGCGCCGGCCGTCGCGGCCGTTGCCGCGCTTGTAG
- a CDS encoding F0F1 ATP synthase subunit delta — translation MAELATIARPYAEALYQACTDGKSGADLAGATAWVDELAAIAANPDLQQLADNPKVSATQVFDVIAGVARTALPERAKNFLRTLLDNGRLQALPEIATQFRALVNAQNGSTDAVVYSAFPIDDQALADLQAALERRFGRRLNLSVQLDASLIGGIRVVAGDEVLDTSVQARLQQMKAALTA, via the coding sequence ATGGCTGAACTCGCCACCATTGCCCGCCCTTACGCCGAAGCGCTGTACCAGGCCTGCACCGACGGCAAGAGCGGTGCGGATCTGGCCGGCGCCACCGCCTGGGTGGACGAGCTGGCGGCGATTGCCGCCAATCCCGACCTGCAGCAGCTGGCTGACAACCCCAAGGTGTCGGCCACGCAGGTGTTTGACGTGATCGCCGGTGTGGCGCGCACGGCGCTGCCCGAGCGGGCGAAGAACTTCCTGCGCACGTTGCTGGACAACGGCCGCCTGCAGGCGTTGCCCGAAATCGCCACGCAATTTCGCGCCCTGGTGAATGCGCAGAACGGCTCCACCGATGCCGTGGTCTACAGCGCCTTCCCGATCGACGACCAGGCGCTTGCCGATCTGCAGGCGGCGCTGGAGCGCCGCTTTGGCCGCAGGCTCAACCTGTCGGTGCAGCTGGATGCATCGCTGATCGGCGGCATCCGCGTGGTGGCGGGCGACGAAGTGCTGGACACCTCGGTGCAGGCACGCCTGCAACAAATGAAAGCGGCCCTCACGGCCTGA
- the atpA gene encoding F0F1 ATP synthase subunit alpha: MQLNPAEISELIKSRIEGLAVSGDIRNQGTVVSVTDGIVRIHGLSDVMQGEMLEFPPTADGQPTYGLALNLERDSVGSVILGEYEHISEGDTVKCTGRILEVPVGPELIGRVVNALGQPIDGKGPINAKMTDVIEKVAPGVIARQSVDQPLQTGIKSIDAMVPIGRGQRELIIGDRQTGKSAVAIDTIIAQKGQGVTCVYVAIGQKASSIKNVVRALEQAGAMEYTIVVAASASESAAMQYVSAYSGCTMGEYFRDRGQDALIVYDDLSKQAVAYRQVSLLLRRPPGREAYPGDVFYLHSRLLERAARVNADYVEAFTKGEVKGKTGSLTALPIIETQAGDVSAFVPTNVISITDGQIFLETALFNAGIRPAINAGISVSRVGGAAQTKLIKGLSGGIRTDLAQYRELAAFAQFASDLDEATRKQLDRGARVTELLKQPQYSPLPVSLMGATLFAVNKGFLDDIDVKRVLAFESGLHQYLKTSHAALLERLDGNRAFDKEGKDEAELTQAITSFKKSFV, from the coding sequence ATGCAACTCAATCCCGCAGAGATTTCTGAACTGATCAAGAGCCGCATCGAGGGCCTGGCAGTCAGCGGCGACATCCGCAACCAGGGCACCGTGGTCTCGGTGACCGACGGCATCGTGCGCATCCATGGCCTGTCGGACGTGATGCAGGGCGAAATGCTCGAATTCCCGCCCACGGCGGACGGTCAGCCGACCTACGGCCTGGCGCTGAACCTCGAGCGCGACTCGGTGGGCTCGGTGATTCTGGGCGAGTACGAGCACATCTCCGAAGGCGACACCGTCAAGTGCACGGGCCGCATTCTGGAAGTGCCCGTCGGCCCCGAGTTGATCGGCCGCGTGGTCAACGCGCTGGGCCAGCCGATTGACGGCAAGGGCCCGATCAACGCCAAGATGACGGACGTGATCGAGAAGGTCGCCCCCGGCGTGATCGCGCGCCAGTCGGTGGACCAGCCGCTGCAGACCGGCATCAAGTCGATCGACGCCATGGTGCCGATCGGCCGTGGCCAGCGCGAGCTGATTATCGGCGACCGCCAGACCGGTAAGTCGGCCGTGGCGATCGACACCATCATTGCCCAGAAGGGCCAGGGCGTGACCTGCGTGTACGTCGCCATCGGCCAGAAGGCCTCGTCGATCAAGAACGTGGTGCGCGCGCTGGAGCAGGCGGGCGCCATGGAATACACCATCGTCGTCGCCGCCTCGGCCTCCGAGTCCGCCGCCATGCAATACGTGTCGGCCTACTCCGGCTGCACCATGGGCGAGTACTTCCGCGATCGCGGCCAGGACGCACTGATCGTCTATGACGACCTGTCCAAGCAGGCCGTGGCCTACCGCCAGGTGTCGCTGCTGCTGCGCCGCCCGCCGGGTCGCGAAGCCTATCCGGGCGACGTGTTCTACCTGCACAGCCGTCTGCTGGAGCGCGCCGCGCGTGTGAATGCCGACTACGTCGAAGCCTTCACCAAGGGCGAAGTCAAGGGCAAGACCGGTTCGCTGACGGCGCTGCCGATCATCGAGACGCAGGCCGGCGACGTGTCCGCTTTCGTTCCGACCAACGTGATCTCGATCACGGACGGCCAGATCTTCCTGGAGACGGCGCTGTTCAACGCCGGCATCCGCCCCGCCATCAACGCCGGCATCTCGGTGTCGCGCGTGGGTGGCGCAGCGCAGACCAAGCTGATCAAGGGCCTGTCCGGCGGTATCCGTACCGACCTGGCGCAATACCGTGAGCTGGCAGCGTTCGCACAGTTCGCCTCCGACCTGGACGAAGCCACCCGCAAGCAGCTCGACCGCGGTGCCCGCGTGACCGAGCTGCTCAAGCAGCCGCAGTACAGCCCGCTGCCCGTCAGCCTGATGGGCGCCACGCTGTTCGCGGTGAACAAGGGCTTCCTGGACGACATCGACGTCAAGCGTGTGCTGGCCTTCGAATCCGGCCTGCACCAGTACCTCAAGACCAGCCACGCCGCGCTGCTGGAGCGCCTGGATGGCAACCGCGCCTTCGACAAGGAAGGCAAGGACGAGGCCGAACTGACGCAAGCCATCACGTCGTTCAAGAAGTCGTTCGTTTAA
- a CDS encoding F0F1 ATP synthase subunit epsilon codes for MNTIHVDVVSAEESIFAGEARFVALPGEAGELGIYPRHTPLITRIKPGAVRIELPDGNEEFVFVAGGILEVQPDRVTVLSDTAIRGKDLDDQKAQAAKQAAEQALKNAKSELDLARAQSELVIMAAQLAALRRFREKR; via the coding sequence ATGAACACCATCCACGTCGACGTGGTCAGTGCCGAAGAGTCCATCTTCGCCGGTGAGGCGCGCTTTGTCGCGCTGCCCGGCGAAGCGGGCGAACTCGGCATCTATCCGCGCCACACGCCGCTCATCACCCGCATCAAGCCCGGCGCGGTGCGCATCGAGCTGCCCGACGGCAACGAAGAGTTCGTTTTCGTGGCCGGGGGCATCCTGGAAGTGCAGCCGGACCGTGTCACGGTGCTCTCCGACACCGCCATCCGCGGCAAGGACCTGGACGACCAGAAGGCGCAGGCCGCCAAGCAGGCCGCCGAGCAGGCGCTGAAGAACGCCAAGAGCGAACTGGACCTGGCGCGCGCGCAGTCCGAACTGGTCATCATGGCCGCGCAACTGGCCGCGCTGCGGCGCTTTCGCGAAAAGCGCTGA
- a CDS encoding ligase-associated DNA damage response exonuclease, whose product MPAPPDLVTLRPEGLYCPPGDFYIDPWRPVDRAVITHAHSDHARAGHGHYLAHSLSAGTLRARLGAAIPLQTLEYGEQLQHHGVRISLHPAGHVLGSAQVRIEHGGQVWVASGDYKLEADGTCAPFEAVRCDTFITESTFGLPVYRWPSQRELFDDIDAWWRANAAAGRPSVLLCYAFGKAQRILHGVDRSIGPIVVHGAVEPLNAVYREAGVDLAPTLRVTDPGVDAKLLRTALVLAPPSAQGTPWMRRFARHSDAFASGWMQLRGARRRRGVDRGFVMSDHADWPGLQQAIAATGAERVFVTHGSVATLVRWLREERGLDAQAFETEYGHGHEDEADGNAGSAA is encoded by the coding sequence ATGCCTGCGCCGCCCGATCTGGTCACCCTGCGCCCCGAAGGCCTGTACTGTCCGCCGGGCGACTTCTACATCGACCCCTGGCGCCCGGTCGATCGCGCCGTCATCACCCACGCGCATTCCGACCACGCGCGTGCCGGGCACGGCCACTACCTGGCGCACAGCCTGAGCGCAGGCACCCTGCGCGCACGGCTGGGCGCAGCCATCCCCCTGCAGACGCTGGAATACGGCGAGCAGCTCCAGCACCACGGCGTGCGCATCTCGCTGCACCCGGCCGGGCATGTGCTGGGCTCGGCCCAGGTGCGCATCGAGCATGGCGGCCAGGTCTGGGTGGCCTCGGGCGACTACAAGCTGGAGGCCGACGGCACCTGCGCGCCCTTCGAGGCGGTGCGCTGCGACACCTTCATCACCGAATCCACCTTCGGCCTGCCCGTCTACCGCTGGCCCAGCCAGCGCGAGCTGTTCGACGACATCGACGCCTGGTGGCGCGCCAACGCCGCCGCCGGCCGGCCCTCGGTGCTGCTGTGCTACGCCTTTGGCAAGGCGCAGCGCATCCTGCACGGCGTGGACCGCAGCATCGGCCCCATCGTGGTGCATGGCGCGGTGGAGCCGCTCAACGCCGTGTACCGCGAGGCGGGGGTCGATCTGGCGCCCACGCTGCGCGTGACCGATCCGGGAGTGGACGCCAAGCTGCTGCGCACGGCGCTGGTGCTGGCGCCGCCCTCGGCGCAGGGCACGCCCTGGATGCGGCGCTTCGCGCGCCACTCCGACGCCTTTGCCAGCGGCTGGATGCAGCTGCGCGGCGCGCGCCGGCGCCGCGGCGTGGACCGGGGCTTCGTCATGTCCGACCACGCCGACTGGCCGGGCCTGCAGCAGGCCATCGCCGCCACGGGCGCCGAGCGCGTTTTCGTCACGCACGGCAGCGTGGCCACGCTGGTGCGCTGGCTGCGCGAGGAGCGCGGCCTGGATGCGCAGGCCTTTGAGACCGAATACGGCCACGGCCACGAGGACGAGGCGGACGGCAACGCCGGGAGCGCCGCATGA
- the atpD gene encoding F0F1 ATP synthase subunit beta has protein sequence MAQENMQTSASAQGKIVQCIGAVVDVEFPRDEMPKVYDALKLEGSPLTLEVQQQLGDGIVRTIALGSSDGLKRGLMVSNTGNPITVPVGKATLGRIMDVLGTPIDERGPVDQALTASIHRKAPAYDELSPSQELLETGIKVIDLVCPFAKGGKVGLFGGAGVGKTVNMMELINNIAKAHSGLSVFAGVGERTREGNDFYHEMADSGVVNLENLGESKVAMVYGQMNEPPGNRLRVALTGLTIAESFRDEGRDVLFFVDNIYRYTLAGTEVSALLGRMPSAVGYQPTLAEEMGRLQERITSTKVGSITSIQAVYVPADDLTDPSPATTFAHLDSTVVLSRDIAALGIYPAVDPLDSTSRQLDPQVVGEEHYQVARQVQGTLQRYKELRDIIAILGMDELAPEDKLTVARARKIQRFLSQPFHVAEVFTGSPGKYVPLSETIRGFKMIANGECDHLPEQAFYMVGTIDEAFEKAKKLAS, from the coding sequence ATGGCTCAAGAGAACATGCAGACTAGCGCCAGCGCACAGGGCAAGATCGTCCAGTGCATCGGCGCCGTGGTGGACGTGGAGTTCCCGCGCGACGAGATGCCCAAGGTGTACGACGCCTTGAAGCTGGAGGGCTCGCCCCTGACGCTGGAAGTGCAGCAGCAGCTGGGCGACGGCATCGTGCGCACCATCGCGCTGGGCTCGTCCGACGGTCTGAAGCGCGGCCTGATGGTCAGCAACACCGGCAATCCCATCACCGTGCCCGTGGGCAAGGCGACGCTGGGCCGCATCATGGACGTGCTGGGCACGCCCATCGACGAGCGCGGCCCCGTGGACCAGGCGCTCACCGCCTCCATCCACCGCAAGGCCCCGGCCTACGACGAACTGTCGCCCTCGCAGGAGCTGCTGGAAACCGGCATCAAGGTGATCGACCTGGTGTGCCCGTTCGCCAAGGGCGGCAAGGTGGGCCTGTTCGGCGGCGCCGGCGTGGGCAAGACCGTCAACATGATGGAGCTCATCAACAACATCGCCAAGGCGCACTCGGGTCTGTCCGTGTTCGCCGGCGTGGGTGAGCGCACCCGCGAGGGCAACGACTTCTATCACGAGATGGCCGACTCCGGCGTCGTGAACCTGGAGAACCTGGGCGAGTCCAAGGTGGCCATGGTCTACGGCCAGATGAACGAGCCGCCGGGCAACCGCCTGCGCGTGGCCCTCACCGGCCTGACGATCGCCGAGTCGTTCCGCGACGAAGGCCGCGACGTGCTGTTCTTCGTGGACAACATCTACCGCTACACCCTGGCCGGCACGGAAGTGTCCGCCCTGCTGGGCCGCATGCCGTCGGCCGTGGGCTACCAGCCCACGCTGGCCGAGGAAATGGGCCGCCTGCAAGAGCGCATCACCTCCACCAAGGTCGGCTCGATCACCTCGATCCAGGCCGTGTACGTGCCTGCCGACGATTTGACCGACCCCTCGCCCGCCACGACGTTCGCCCACCTGGACTCCACCGTGGTGCTGTCGCGTGACATCGCCGCCCTGGGCATCTACCCCGCCGTGGACCCGCTGGACTCCACCAGCCGCCAGCTCGACCCGCAGGTCGTGGGCGAGGAGCACTACCAGGTTGCCCGCCAGGTGCAGGGCACGCTGCAGCGCTACAAGGAACTGCGCGACATCATCGCCATCCTGGGCATGGACGAGCTGGCTCCCGAGGACAAGCTCACGGTGGCCCGCGCGCGCAAGATCCAGCGTTTCCTGTCGCAGCCCTTCCACGTGGCCGAAGTGTTCACGGGTTCGCCGGGCAAGTACGTGCCGCTGTCGGAGACCATCCGCGGCTTCAAGATGATTGCCAACGGCGAATGCGACCACCTGCCCGAGCAGGCCTTCTACATGGTCGGCACCATCGACGAAGCCTTCGAGAAGGCCAAGAAGCTGGCTTCCTGA
- a CDS encoding ATP-dependent DNA ligase, which translates to MKRFAALYRQLDASTSLLAKQAALREYLQSAAPADAAWAVYFLAGGKPRQLVPVRLLRELARQAAGLPEWLFDECHEAVGDLAETIALLLPAPTDAHELSLADWMAQHLLPLRGLAPEELAQRLPAQWNLLAPGERLVYFKLITGAFRVGVSKLQVTQALAAASGVDAKRIAQRLMGYTHIGARPAAQDYARLVQPEDAADTTSARREASGHPYPFFLAHPLQLPVAQMAEVLGAPQDWLIEWKWDGIRAQLVHRAGATWVWSRGEELVSERFPELQTLGEALPDGTVIDGEILVWQPAAPGSGGPGQVRPFADLQKRIGRKALPPKILRELPVVLMAYDLLEEDGQDLRALPQHERRARLDALIEGAAHPTLLASPLLQGRSWDDLATQREQARALGVEGMMLKGRQAQYGVGRTRDVGVWWKWKIDPLSVDAVLIYAQRGHGRRASLYTDYTFAVWDRPQGEEGRTLVPFAKAYSGLTDAEIAQVDALIRKTTVESFGPVRSVRPTLVFELGFEGIARSSRHKSGIAVRFPRMLRWRRDKPVEEADTLQTLAELLPGEGCA; encoded by the coding sequence ATGAAGCGCTTCGCCGCCCTGTACCGGCAGCTGGACGCCAGCACCTCGCTGCTGGCCAAACAGGCGGCGCTGCGCGAGTACCTGCAAAGCGCTGCGCCAGCCGATGCCGCCTGGGCCGTGTACTTCCTGGCGGGCGGCAAGCCGCGCCAGCTCGTGCCCGTGCGCCTGCTGCGCGAGCTGGCGCGCCAGGCCGCCGGTCTGCCCGAGTGGCTGTTCGACGAATGCCACGAGGCCGTGGGCGACCTGGCCGAGACCATCGCGCTGCTGCTGCCTGCGCCCACGGACGCGCACGAGCTGTCCCTGGCGGACTGGATGGCGCAGCACCTGCTGCCGCTGCGCGGCCTGGCGCCCGAGGAGCTGGCCCAGCGCCTGCCCGCGCAGTGGAACCTGCTGGCGCCGGGTGAGCGGCTGGTGTACTTCAAGCTGATCACCGGCGCATTTCGCGTCGGCGTGTCCAAGTTGCAGGTCACGCAGGCGTTGGCCGCCGCGAGCGGCGTGGACGCCAAGCGCATCGCCCAGCGCCTGATGGGCTACACCCACATCGGCGCGCGGCCCGCGGCGCAGGACTATGCGCGCCTGGTGCAACCCGAGGACGCGGCAGACACCACGAGCGCGCGCCGCGAGGCCAGCGGCCATCCCTACCCCTTCTTCCTCGCGCACCCCCTGCAGCTGCCCGTGGCGCAGATGGCCGAGGTACTGGGCGCGCCGCAGGACTGGCTCATCGAGTGGAAGTGGGACGGCATTCGCGCCCAGCTGGTGCACCGCGCGGGCGCCACCTGGGTCTGGTCGCGCGGCGAGGAATTGGTCAGCGAGCGCTTTCCCGAGCTGCAAACCCTGGGCGAAGCGCTGCCGGACGGCACCGTGATCGATGGCGAGATCCTGGTCTGGCAGCCTGCCGCGCCGGGCAGCGGCGGCCCGGGCCAGGTGCGCCCCTTCGCCGACCTGCAAAAGCGCATCGGTCGCAAGGCGCTGCCACCGAAGATCCTGCGCGAGCTGCCGGTGGTGCTGATGGCCTACGACCTGCTGGAGGAAGATGGCCAGGACCTGCGCGCCCTGCCGCAGCACGAGCGCCGCGCGCGGCTGGATGCGCTCATCGAAGGCGCCGCGCACCCCACGCTGCTGGCCAGCCCGCTGCTGCAGGGCCGCAGCTGGGACGACCTGGCCACCCAGCGCGAGCAGGCGCGCGCCCTCGGCGTCGAGGGGATGATGCTGAAAGGGCGCCAGGCGCAGTACGGCGTGGGCCGCACCAGGGACGTGGGCGTATGGTGGAAGTGGAAGATCGACCCCTTGAGCGTGGACGCCGTGCTGATCTACGCCCAGCGCGGGCACGGCCGGCGCGCCAGCCTTTATACCGACTACACCTTCGCCGTCTGGGACCGACCGCAGGGCGAGGAAGGCCGCACGCTGGTGCCGTTCGCCAAGGCGTACTCGGGCTTGACGGACGCCGAGATCGCGCAGGTGGACGCGCTGATCCGCAAGACCACCGTGGAGAGCTTCGGCCCGGTGCGCAGCGTGCGCCCGACCTTGGTGTTCGAGCTGGGCTTCGAGGGCATCGCCAGGAGCAGTCGGCACAAGAGCGGCATCGCGGTGCGCTTTCCGCGCATGCTGCGCTGGCGCCGCGACAAGCCGGTGGAGGAGGCCGACACCTTGCAGACGCTGGCGGAGTTGCTGCCGGGGGAGGGCTGCGCATGA